In Clostridium swellfunianum, a genomic segment contains:
- the hydG gene encoding [FeFe] hydrogenase H-cluster radical SAM maturase HydG, producing MFINHEYIEDLLREAANATKEDIKEKLEKAKLKKGLSHKDIAVLLQINDEEQLSEMFNIAGEIKESIYGNRIVVFAPLYVSNYCVNNCTYCGYRRENKFLRRKLTREEIQEEVKLLEKMGHKRLALEAGEDPVNCDIDYIIETLDAIYTTQSDNGDIRRVNVNIAATTVENYAKLKGAKIGTYILFQETYHKPTYDKVHPKSLKGNYEYHLTAFDRAMEAGIDDVGAGILFGLSDPKFEVLALMLHNEHLEEKFGVGFHTVSVPRLKKAEGMSLEDYPNLVDDDMFKKLVAIIRLAVPYTGIILSTRESAEIRRYLIKYGVSQISAGSCTGVGGYKEQEQNKAVGQFDTADHRSPLEILKELINDKHLPSYCTACYRSGRTGDRFMRLAKSGQIQNVCGPNAMMTLMEYVMDYGDDDLYKKAEELIKEEAEKLTSKQVKNLVISNIERIKNGERDLYV from the coding sequence ATGTTTATAAATCATGAATATATCGAGGACCTGCTTAGAGAAGCTGCAAATGCAACAAAGGAAGATATAAAAGAAAAATTGGAGAAAGCTAAACTAAAAAAGGGCTTATCTCATAAGGATATTGCTGTATTGCTTCAAATAAATGATGAGGAACAGCTTTCAGAAATGTTCAATATAGCAGGAGAAATAAAAGAGTCCATCTACGGCAACAGAATAGTAGTATTTGCCCCTTTATACGTAAGCAACTATTGTGTTAACAACTGTACCTATTGCGGTTATAGAAGGGAGAATAAATTTCTAAGAAGAAAGCTTACACGAGAAGAAATTCAGGAAGAAGTTAAACTCCTAGAAAAAATGGGACATAAAAGGTTAGCATTGGAAGCAGGGGAGGATCCGGTTAATTGCGATATTGATTATATAATTGAGACTTTAGATGCCATTTATACTACCCAAAGTGATAATGGGGATATCAGAAGAGTAAACGTAAATATTGCAGCAACAACTGTTGAAAATTATGCAAAACTAAAGGGTGCAAAGATAGGTACTTACATTTTGTTTCAGGAAACCTATCATAAACCAACTTATGATAAAGTTCATCCTAAAAGTCTAAAAGGCAACTATGAATATCACCTTACAGCTTTTGACAGGGCAATGGAAGCTGGCATTGACGATGTGGGGGCAGGAATTTTATTCGGACTTTCAGATCCTAAGTTTGAAGTACTTGCCTTAATGCTTCACAATGAACATCTAGAAGAAAAGTTTGGAGTTGGCTTTCATACAGTTTCCGTTCCTAGACTTAAAAAAGCCGAAGGAATGAGTCTTGAGGATTATCCAAATCTAGTTGACGATGATATGTTTAAAAAACTTGTAGCTATTATAAGGCTTGCTGTTCCATACACTGGCATAATTCTTTCTACAAGAGAAAGTGCTGAAATTAGAAGGTATCTAATCAAATATGGCGTATCGCAGATAAGTGCTGGTTCCTGTACTGGTGTAGGCGGTTACAAGGAGCAGGAGCAAAATAAGGCTGTAGGTCAATTTGATACCGCTGATCACAGGAGTCCTCTTGAAATACTAAAGGAGCTTATTAATGATAAACATTTGCCAAGCTATTGTACAGCATGCTATAGAAGCGGAAGAACTGGCGATAGATTTATGAGGCTCGCTAAGTCTGGGCAAATACAAAATGTTTGCGGACCAAATGCTATGATGACTCTTATGGAATATGTCATGGACTATGGTGATGATGACCTTTATAAAAAGGCTGAGGAACTTATTAAGGAAGAAGCTGAAAAGTTAACAAGTAAACAAGTTAAAAATTTGGTAATAAGCAACATAGAAAGAATTAAAAATGGAGAGAGAGATTTATATGTTTAG
- the hydF gene encoding [FeFe] hydrogenase H-cluster maturation GTPase HydF, with translation MFSTPNGNRKHIAIYGKTNSGKSSLLNEIIGQEVSIVSEVKGTTTDPVSKAMELIPFGPVIFIDTAGLEDETVLGSLRVKKTYRIIQRTDFAIYVMPADDIDEANYKDLVDTFRKYGIPHMLVINKIDKVSSEFIHKLKEKFEYAQFVSAKEKKDILELKNELIKRLQVDEEDSTIIGDLVAHNGKIIMVVPVDSEAPKGRLILPQVQLLRDCLDHGIKSYVVRDTELKSALEDIEDIDLVVTDSQVFKKVNELTNKNIKLTSFSILFARYKGDLKVFIEGAKKIEELTENSKVLISESCTHNHSHEDIGRIKIPMLLNKHLGIKLNYDFKMGHDFPENLKDYDLIIHCGSCMLNKKTMQTRIDICRENNVSITNYGIVIAYLSGILERTTEIFRELR, from the coding sequence ATGTTTAGCACGCCGAACGGAAACAGAAAGCATATAGCCATTTATGGCAAAACAAATTCAGGTAAATCGTCTCTTTTAAATGAAATAATAGGTCAGGAAGTTTCAATTGTTTCTGAAGTTAAAGGAACTACCACTGACCCTGTCAGTAAAGCTATGGAGCTTATACCCTTCGGACCAGTTATATTTATAGATACTGCTGGTCTTGAAGATGAAACAGTGCTTGGCAGTCTAAGAGTTAAGAAAACTTATAGAATTATTCAGAGAACGGACTTTGCCATTTATGTTATGCCAGCTGATGATATTGATGAAGCAAATTACAAAGATTTAGTAGATACATTTAGAAAGTACGGTATTCCGCATATGCTGGTTATTAACAAAATTGATAAGGTTTCTTCAGAATTCATCCATAAGTTAAAAGAAAAATTTGAATATGCTCAATTTGTATCAGCTAAAGAAAAAAAAGATATATTGGAACTAAAAAATGAATTAATAAAAAGGCTTCAAGTAGATGAAGAAGATTCGACCATAATTGGAGATTTAGTAGCTCATAATGGAAAAATAATTATGGTGGTTCCAGTTGATTCTGAGGCACCAAAAGGAAGACTTATACTTCCACAGGTTCAACTTCTTAGAGACTGCTTAGACCATGGAATCAAAAGCTATGTGGTTAGAGACACTGAGCTTAAGTCTGCATTGGAGGATATAGAAGATATTGATCTTGTAGTAACAGATTCCCAAGTGTTTAAAAAGGTAAATGAGCTTACCAATAAAAATATCAAGTTAACAAGTTTTTCAATACTGTTTGCAAGATATAAAGGCGACCTCAAAGTTTTTATTGAAGGTGCTAAAAAGATAGAAGAACTAACAGAGAATTCAAAAGTGCTTATATCTGAAAGCTGCACCCATAATCATTCCCATGAGGACATTGGAAGAATTAAGATTCCTATGCTTTTAAATAAGCATTTAGGAATAAAGCTTAACTATGATTTTAAAATGGGGCATGATTTTCCAGAAAATCTTAAGGATTACGATTTAATTATACACTGTGGCTCCTGCATGCTTAATAAAAAGACAATGCAGACAAGGATAGATATCTGCAGAGAAAATAATGTCAGCATAACTAACTATGGAATTGTGATTGCTTATTTAAGTGGAATACTTGAAAGAACTACAGAAATTTTTAGGGAGCTTAGATAA
- the smpB gene encoding SsrA-binding protein SmpB, with product MVKDKSNNTLAENRKAWHDYFVEDTYEAGIQLVGTEVKSIRAGKANLKDSYAEVRNGEVFVRNMHISPYEKGNIFNKDPLRDRKLLLHSSEIDKLAGFVAQQGYTLIPLSLYLKKGRVKVALGVAKGKHNYDKRDAMLEKAAKRDIDRQMKERMKY from the coding sequence ATGGTAAAGGACAAGAGCAACAATACTCTTGCTGAAAATAGAAAAGCATGGCATGATTATTTTGTTGAAGATACCTATGAAGCTGGTATTCAGCTTGTAGGCACTGAAGTAAAATCAATCAGAGCAGGCAAAGCAAATCTTAAGGATAGTTATGCAGAGGTAAGAAATGGAGAAGTCTTCGTTAGAAACATGCATATAAGCCCATACGAAAAGGGAAATATATTTAACAAGGATCCTTTGAGAGATAGAAAACTTCTTCTTCATTCAAGCGAGATAGATAAGCTTGCTGGTTTTGTAGCTCAACAGGGCTATACTTTAATTCCGTTATCCTTGTATTTAAAGAAGGGAAGGGTTAAAGTAGCTCTTGGAGTAGCAAAAGGAAAACATAACTATGATAAAAGAGATGCAATGCTGGAGAAGGCTGCCAAGAGAGATATTGACAGACAAATGAAGGAAAGAATGAAATACTAA
- a CDS encoding GmrSD restriction endonuclease domain-containing protein has translation MKINKKIEVAAEFNPTKKSHQMSIFEMCKKIKENKITLPLYQRDLSWTLQKAVDLFQYQLFGKAPVAPISMNQISERNLVPQISFLYRNLIEDENIEADHQSVVDGQQRLSTNFKAYIDHEDFKNIVLDVSKATFKIIEGAPTENQIPVGILLNEKDEKLSLYLQKKNAENFSTLFPVLVQVRSKIKNYNYTINIAENLNEDEQIKWFEVLNNAGSRVTALQMAFAKLKIHGLDIYLDYTYPFKDKICDYGFEALFSPHTTNVSYPIAALNPAYEVLIKNSVHSNNYAPIPSDTREDILTKLSPEELREIFKVTLDSLDKTLSFIEANELQESIERIDYILYLIGYFGYHKNLDSEKELELVEWVRNTDFGNMGNTARRDEFTKLLNL, from the coding sequence ATGAAGATTAATAAAAAAATAGAGGTAGCAGCAGAGTTTAATCCTACTAAAAAAAGTCATCAAATGAGTATCTTTGAAATGTGTAAAAAGATAAAGGAAAATAAAATAACTTTGCCTTTATATCAGAGAGATTTAAGTTGGACTTTGCAAAAAGCTGTTGATTTGTTTCAGTATCAGTTGTTTGGAAAAGCACCTGTTGCACCTATATCTATGAATCAAATTAGTGAAAGAAATTTAGTTCCTCAAATCTCTTTTCTATATAGAAATCTAATTGAAGATGAGAACATAGAAGCTGACCATCAATCGGTTGTAGACGGTCAGCAGAGGCTTTCAACTAATTTTAAGGCTTATATAGACCATGAAGATTTTAAAAACATTGTGTTAGATGTATCTAAAGCAACATTTAAAATTATTGAAGGTGCTCCTACTGAAAATCAAATACCAGTAGGAATACTTTTAAATGAAAAAGATGAAAAATTATCATTATATCTTCAAAAAAAGAATGCTGAGAATTTTAGTACTCTTTTTCCTGTGTTAGTACAAGTTAGAAGTAAAATAAAAAACTATAATTATACTATTAATATAGCTGAAAATTTGAATGAAGATGAACAGATAAAGTGGTTTGAAGTTCTTAATAATGCGGGAAGTAGGGTTACTGCTCTTCAGATGGCATTTGCAAAGTTGAAAATACATGGTTTAGATATTTATTTAGATTACACATATCCGTTTAAGGATAAAATTTGTGACTATGGCTTTGAAGCACTATTTTCTCCGCATACAACAAATGTTTCATACCCAATAGCAGCATTAAATCCTGCATATGAAGTTTTGATTAAAAATAGTGTTCATAGTAATAATTATGCACCAATTCCATCCGATACAAGAGAAGATATATTAACAAAATTAAGTCCTGAAGAACTGAGAGAAATTTTTAAGGTAACATTAGATTCGTTAGATAAGACATTATCTTTTATTGAAGCTAATGAGTTACAAGAAAGCATTGAAAGAATTGACTATATATTATATCTAATTGGATACTTTGGTTATCATAAAAATTTGGATTCTGAAAAAGAATTAGAGCTAGTAGAATGGGTTAGGAACACTGACTTTGGGAATATGGGTAATACAGCAAGAAGAGATGAGTTCACTAAATTATTAAATTTATAA
- a CDS encoding type I restriction-modification system subunit M produces the protein MAENTTTIGFEDKLWLAADKLRGSMDASEYKHVVLGLIFLKYVSDSFSEKYEELVKEDEGFEEDKDEYSAENIFWVPLEARWNEIAAYATSVDIGKKIDTAMELIEKENPSLKGVLTKNYSRPELDKTRLGELVTLFTNLDIGSDRAKERDMLGRVYEYFLSKFASAEGKLGGEFYTPSCVVRTLVEMIEPYSGRVYDPCCGSGGMFVQSATFVKEHQGNINNISVYGQESNPTTWKLAKMNLALRQIEADLGTHNADTFHEDLHKTLKANYILANPPFNISDWGGEKIQEDVRWKYGVPPTGNANYAWLQHMVHHLAPNGVMGSVLANGSLSSNTSNEGVIRAAMVKDDIVDCIVAMPGQLFYSTGIPVSLWILRKSKEENARGKVLFIDARNLGHMVDRRVKDLDAEDIKKIVDTYHNWKNDNVYEDIKGFCKSTSIDEIDEHGYVLTPGRYVGIEDTEDDGVPFEEKMESLTSELSELFAKSKRLEEEIRKSLGGIGYGF, from the coding sequence ATGGCAGAAAATACAACAACAATAGGTTTTGAAGATAAATTATGGCTAGCAGCAGACAAGCTTCGAGGAAGCATGGATGCATCAGAATATAAGCATGTAGTACTAGGCCTAATATTTTTAAAATATGTATCGGATTCTTTCTCAGAAAAATATGAAGAACTAGTAAAAGAAGATGAAGGCTTTGAAGAGGATAAGGATGAATATTCAGCAGAAAACATATTTTGGGTGCCATTAGAGGCACGTTGGAATGAAATTGCGGCTTATGCTACTTCTGTAGATATAGGTAAAAAGATAGATACAGCTATGGAACTTATCGAAAAAGAGAATCCATCTCTTAAAGGTGTGTTAACAAAGAACTATTCAAGACCAGAACTTGATAAAACTAGACTAGGTGAACTGGTAACCTTATTCACTAATCTTGATATAGGTAGTGATAGAGCAAAGGAAAGAGATATGCTTGGACGTGTCTATGAATACTTCCTAAGCAAGTTTGCCAGTGCTGAAGGTAAATTAGGAGGAGAATTCTACACACCTTCCTGCGTTGTACGTACTTTAGTAGAAATGATAGAACCCTACTCAGGACGAGTATATGATCCATGCTGTGGTTCAGGCGGCATGTTCGTCCAATCGGCCACATTTGTAAAAGAGCATCAAGGTAATATCAATAATATATCCGTATATGGACAAGAAAGTAATCCTACTACCTGGAAGCTGGCTAAAATGAATTTGGCACTTAGACAAATAGAAGCAGACCTTGGAACTCATAATGCTGATACATTCCATGAGGATTTGCATAAAACCTTAAAGGCTAACTATATATTGGCTAATCCACCATTTAACATATCTGATTGGGGCGGAGAAAAAATACAAGAGGATGTTAGATGGAAGTATGGTGTGCCCCCAACAGGTAACGCCAATTACGCTTGGCTGCAGCATATGGTACATCATTTAGCTCCTAATGGAGTTATGGGGTCAGTACTTGCAAATGGTTCATTAAGTTCCAATACATCCAATGAAGGTGTAATAAGAGCAGCTATGGTTAAGGATGATATAGTTGACTGTATCGTAGCAATGCCAGGACAATTATTCTATTCTACAGGCATACCAGTATCACTTTGGATACTGCGTAAAAGTAAGGAAGAAAACGCTAGGGGCAAAGTATTATTCATAGATGCTAGAAATCTAGGTCATATGGTAGATAGAAGAGTTAAAGATCTAGATGCAGAAGATATAAAAAAGATAGTCGACACCTATCATAATTGGAAAAATGATAATGTATATGAGGATATAAAAGGTTTTTGCAAATCTACAAGTATAGATGAAATAGATGAACATGGGTATGTATTGACTCCTGGAAGATATGTTGGAATAGAAGATACTGAAGATGATGGAGTACCCTTTGAGGAGAAAATGGAGTCCTTGACAAGCGAGCTTAGTGAGTTGTTTGCTAAATCCAAACGCTTAGAGGAGGAGATTAGGAAAAGTCTAGGAGGAATTGGATATGGGTTCTAG
- a CDS encoding restriction endonuclease subunit S — MGSSAWEEVKLGDIVESVSIKHKFNKDKIVLINTSDVLEGKVLNHTYVDNKDLKGQFKKSFQKGDILYSEIRPQNKRFAYINFDAEDYVASTKLMVLRKSSKNVNTEFLFQLLKGEDTINRLQILAETRSGTFPQITYTELASLKIMLPPIEEQESIAKILSDLDAKIEVNNKINDNLVELATTLYTSWFVKFEPFFESEFIDTEYGLIPRELKIKKVEELQPKLETGKRPKGGVSGFDTGMPSVGAESIKGIGYFDYSKTKYVPVDYAVNMTRGIVSGYELLIYKDGGKPGYFMPNFSMFGEGFPYDSFVLNEHVFLLDFGDKAFNMFSYFHFQSEYIRHLLHTAGCKAAIPGINQKDILSLYIFSKDNPKVKEFCAIASPMITTILKNSKQNRTLSQLRDTLLLKLMSGEIDLSNLEINL, encoded by the coding sequence ATGGGTTCTAGTGCTTGGGAGGAAGTAAAACTTGGTGATATTGTAGAGAGTGTGTCTATTAAGCATAAATTTAATAAAGATAAAATTGTTTTAATTAATACTTCAGATGTATTAGAGGGAAAAGTTTTAAATCATACTTATGTCGATAATAAAGATCTGAAAGGTCAGTTTAAAAAAAGCTTTCAAAAGGGGGATATTTTATATAGTGAAATAAGACCTCAAAATAAAAGATTTGCCTATATTAATTTTGATGCAGAAGATTATGTTGCTTCTACAAAGCTAATGGTTTTAAGGAAAAGTAGTAAAAATGTAAACACAGAATTTTTATTTCAGTTACTAAAAGGTGAAGATACTATTAATAGACTTCAAATTTTAGCAGAAACTAGGTCAGGGACATTTCCACAAATAACCTATACTGAATTAGCTAGTTTAAAAATAATGTTACCACCAATAGAAGAACAAGAATCAATTGCTAAGATATTATCTGATTTAGATGCTAAAATAGAAGTAAATAATAAGATAAATGATAATTTAGTAGAGCTTGCAACTACATTATATACATCGTGGTTTGTAAAATTTGAACCTTTTTTTGAGAGTGAGTTTATAGACACAGAATATGGGTTAATACCTAGAGAATTGAAGATAAAGAAAGTTGAAGAATTACAACCTAAATTGGAAACTGGAAAGCGACCTAAAGGAGGAGTTAGTGGATTTGATACAGGTATGCCAAGTGTTGGCGCAGAAAGTATCAAGGGAATAGGATATTTTGATTATTCCAAAACTAAATATGTTCCAGTAGATTACGCAGTAAATATGACAAGAGGAATAGTTTCAGGGTACGAACTCCTTATTTATAAAGATGGAGGGAAACCGGGATATTTCATGCCTAATTTTTCAATGTTTGGCGAGGGTTTTCCATATGATTCGTTTGTATTGAATGAACATGTATTCTTGCTAGATTTTGGAGATAAGGCATTCAATATGTTTTCATATTTTCATTTTCAGTCTGAGTATATAAGACATTTATTACATACAGCAGGTTGTAAGGCAGCAATACCAGGAATTAACCAGAAAGATATATTAAGTCTCTATATATTTTCAAAAGACAATCCTAAGGTTAAAGAATTTTGTGCCATAGCATCGCCTATGATAACTACTATATTAAAAAACTCTAAACAAAACAGAACGTTGTCTCAATTGAGAGATACGTTGTTACTTAAGCTAATGTCGGGAGAAATAGACCTAAGCAATCTAGAAATAAACTTATAA
- a CDS encoding type I restriction endonuclease subunit R translates to MPFTEDTLEKAIIEQFESLEYEYIYGPDIERDHSEVILKDYFFENVARINKGITEDILEESYKQVRSLGLIKLAEINEAFHKLLVEGVLIPYKKNDEPKTFQVKLIDFENVKVNDFKVVNQYTIKEFKTKRPDIIIYVNGIPLVVFELKNAMKDDTTIENAYNQIKNYQLDIPSLFHYNAFNVISDGVTASMGTISADFTRYMVWKSREGEAPKGDFNPIDVLLEGVFRKDRLLDIIRNYIVFQDVKGNTVKIVAGYHQYFAVTKAVNRTKEALANKDKKVGVVWHTQGSGKSFSMVFYTGLIVTDPKLNNPTVVVLTDRNDLDNQLYSTFAACSKLLLRQEPKQAKDREHLKELLRVNAGGVVFTTIQKFDENPDVLSERSNIIFIADEAHRSQYGLEAKFDRTTGEWKYGYAKNMRDALPNATFIGFTGTPIDFNDKSTREIFGDYIDIYDMTQAVEDGATVPIYYENRTARLKLDEEVLEQIDTEYSKIAEETTQYVIDKSKQDLSKIETIIGSKQRLEMLASDIIKHYEERQYVLTGKAMIVCMSRKIAINLYKEILNLRPDWTNKVKVVLTESNQDDEAWHDIIGNKDYRKNLAIEFKDEKSEMKIAIVVDMWLTGFDVPSMATMYVDKPMKGHSLMQAIARVNRVYKDKEAGLVVDYIGMAAELKNALNEYTNRDKDKIPDVSKALNIALEKLEIMKDFFYGFDYKAFFGDSEKGRLDVLLKGINYVLGFDEEDSKLFIREATALSQAETLCRALLNEEQKKEIEYFKGVKAGVCKVANRGKLTANEVNARIEVIIEQAIQQEGVFNIFAATNQANPEISILSEEYMNSIKNMKHKNIAAELLRKLLNGNIRVFQRSNVVKSELFSKKLKELMKKYNNRMITSAEVIEELLNLSKDIVTAVKEGEEKGLSTEEYAFYEALVADPKVLEEMQDATLIAMAHELTDMVRKNKTIDWDRKESARAAMRRLVKRLLRKYKYPPEKADGAVNIVIKQAELMSAAV, encoded by the coding sequence ATGCCATTTACGGAAGACACCTTGGAAAAAGCAATAATAGAGCAGTTTGAGTCTTTAGAGTATGAATATATATATGGTCCTGATATTGAGCGGGACCACAGCGAGGTTATCCTTAAGGATTACTTCTTTGAGAATGTAGCTCGTATTAATAAAGGAATAACAGAGGATATACTTGAAGAATCTTATAAACAGGTAAGAAGCTTAGGTCTTATTAAGCTGGCAGAAATTAATGAAGCCTTTCATAAGTTGTTGGTTGAAGGAGTACTTATACCTTATAAAAAGAATGATGAACCAAAAACCTTTCAAGTTAAGCTTATAGACTTTGAAAATGTTAAAGTTAATGATTTTAAGGTAGTAAATCAATATACTATCAAGGAATTTAAGACAAAAAGACCTGACATAATTATATATGTTAATGGTATCCCTTTAGTTGTGTTTGAACTTAAGAATGCAATGAAGGATGATACTACTATAGAGAATGCTTATAATCAGATAAAGAACTATCAGTTGGATATACCTTCATTGTTTCACTATAATGCCTTTAATGTAATATCAGATGGAGTAACTGCAAGCATGGGAACTATTTCAGCTGATTTTACTAGATATATGGTATGGAAATCTAGAGAGGGAGAGGCACCAAAAGGTGATTTTAATCCTATAGATGTTCTACTTGAAGGTGTATTTAGAAAAGATAGATTACTGGATATTATTAGAAACTATATTGTTTTTCAAGATGTTAAGGGCAATACCGTAAAGATTGTGGCTGGTTACCATCAATATTTTGCTGTAACTAAGGCAGTTAATAGAACAAAGGAAGCCTTAGCTAACAAGGATAAAAAGGTAGGGGTTGTTTGGCATACCCAAGGAAGTGGCAAGAGCTTTTCTATGGTATTTTATACAGGATTGATTGTAACAGATCCAAAATTAAATAATCCTACAGTTGTAGTATTAACTGATAGAAATGATTTGGATAATCAATTATATTCTACCTTTGCAGCTTGCTCAAAGCTGCTACTTAGGCAAGAACCTAAGCAAGCTAAGGATAGGGAACACCTGAAAGAGCTATTAAGAGTAAATGCTGGAGGCGTCGTATTTACTACTATTCAGAAGTTTGATGAAAATCCAGATGTGTTATCTGAAAGAAGCAATATCATATTTATTGCAGATGAGGCTCATCGTTCCCAATATGGCTTAGAAGCTAAGTTTGACAGGACTACAGGGGAATGGAAGTATGGGTATGCTAAAAATATGAGGGATGCTCTTCCTAATGCTACTTTTATAGGCTTTACAGGGACGCCAATTGATTTTAATGATAAATCTACAAGAGAAATATTTGGAGATTATATTGATATATATGATATGACACAGGCAGTTGAGGATGGTGCTACAGTACCTATTTACTATGAAAATAGAACTGCTAGGTTAAAGCTTGATGAAGAAGTTTTAGAACAGATAGATACTGAGTACTCTAAAATAGCTGAGGAAACCACACAGTATGTTATAGATAAATCTAAACAGGACTTATCTAAAATAGAAACTATAATAGGCTCTAAGCAAAGACTTGAAATGCTTGCCAGTGATATAATAAAGCATTATGAAGAACGACAATATGTGCTTACAGGGAAAGCTATGATTGTGTGTATGAGCAGAAAGATAGCTATAAATCTATATAAAGAGATACTAAATCTAAGGCCAGACTGGACTAATAAAGTAAAGGTAGTTCTTACTGAAAGCAATCAAGATGATGAAGCTTGGCATGATATTATAGGCAACAAGGACTATAGAAAAAATTTAGCTATTGAATTCAAGGATGAGAAAAGTGAAATGAAGATAGCTATCGTAGTGGATATGTGGCTAACTGGCTTTGATGTTCCCTCCATGGCTACAATGTATGTAGACAAACCTATGAAGGGTCACAGCCTAATGCAGGCAATTGCTAGAGTAAATAGAGTATATAAAGATAAAGAAGCAGGCCTTGTTGTTGACTATATAGGCATGGCAGCAGAGCTTAAAAATGCATTAAATGAATACACTAATAGGGATAAAGACAAAATACCTGATGTAAGCAAGGCATTAAATATAGCATTAGAAAAGTTAGAGATAATGAAAGATTTCTTCTACGGCTTTGATTATAAAGCTTTCTTTGGAGATTCAGAAAAGGGTAGATTAGATGTACTTTTAAAAGGTATTAACTATGTACTAGGCTTTGATGAAGAAGATTCTAAGCTATTTATTAGGGAAGCAACAGCTCTTAGCCAAGCTGAAACATTGTGTAGAGCTTTGCTTAATGAAGAGCAAAAGAAAGAGATAGAATACTTCAAAGGAGTAAAAGCAGGTGTTTGCAAGGTTGCCAACAGAGGTAAGCTTACGGCTAATGAGGTTAATGCAAGAATAGAAGTAATAATAGAGCAAGCTATTCAGCAAGAAGGAGTATTTAATATATTTGCAGCTACTAATCAAGCTAATCCTGAAATATCAATACTTTCTGAGGAATATATGAATAGCATCAAAAATATGAAGCATAAAAATATAGCTGCTGAACTCCTTAGAAAGCTGCTTAATGGCAACATAAGAGTATTTCAAAGAAGCAATGTGGTTAAATCAGAGCTATTCTCGAAGAAACTTAAGGAACTTATGAAGAAATATAATAACAGAATGATTACAAGTGCTGAAGTAATAGAAGAATTACTAAATCTATCTAAAGACATAGTAACCGCTGTAAAAGAAGGGGAAGAAAAAGGTTTATCAACAGAAGAATATGCTTTCTATGAAGCATTGGTAGCTGATCCTAAAGTACTAGAAGAAATGCAAGATGCAACCTTAATTGCAATGGCTCATGAATTAACTGATATGGTAAGGAAGAATAAGACTATAGATTGGGATAGGAAGGAGTCAGCAAGAGCTGCCATGAGAAGGCTGGTTAAGAGACTACTTAGAAAATACAAATATCCTCCTGAAAAAGCAGATGGCGCTGTGAATATAGTTATAAAGCAAGCAGAGCTTATGAGCGCAGCAGTATAA
- a CDS encoding YdbC family protein — MSDIKFEIKETTGVLSESAKGWKKELNLISWNDKEAKYDIRDWDTEHKKMGKGVTLSVEELKKLKDILDEMEL, encoded by the coding sequence ATGTCAGACATAAAATTTGAAATAAAAGAAACTACAGGAGTCCTTTCAGAATCAGCTAAGGGGTGGAAGAAAGAATTAAATCTAATAAGTTGGAATGATAAAGAGGCTAAGTATGATATTAGGGACTGGGATACGGAACATAAGAAGATGGGAAAGGGTGTTACTTTATCTGTTGAGGAATTGAAGAAGCTAAAAGATATTCTTGATGAAATGGAGCTATAA